From the genome of Marasmius oreades isolate 03SP1 chromosome 1, whole genome shotgun sequence:
TATTGCAAGGGAGTTATAGTGGGGTCACGGCAACCTATTGCTACTATCTACAAATATGTACATGGAGAACTTCAGTTTACACCCCCTTGCGCAAGGATATCCTGCCCTACACTTGAAGCTTGCTTCCACCTGAACTTTGTAAACCCACCGTTGAAATCCAACCGGAGCAACAAGCGTTCGACATGCCGGCGTACATCTATTCTGTCACGGTCCACAACCTTCCCGACCCGCGAAATATTGAACATAGTATGATTGGCCATCGTAGCATTCATGTGAATTGACTTTGACGCGTCCGTGGAAGAAAAAGGTTGTTGAAATGTCGTCTTCGAAAGTTGCTCATAAAAGGAATTCAGAAGTTCACGAAGAGTCTAGATAGCGTGTGTATGAGTACGTAGTTCCCAGTAATAATGAATTGCGCACCTCATTGACATCGGCAACTATGCCATGGCGTTCCCGAACCAGTACACCAACATCTTCCACTCCGTCTCTCATACTTCCTTCGAAGAGCAGAGCTGGAAGTATGTCTCCTCCCCATCGTTCCACCTGAGCAACAAATCGCTCGCATATATCAAAGATGTGCGAAAGTGTGCTCGTCACCTCGGGATTGGTAAGAAGGCATCCAGTAAGTAACCGGTCCAAATAGGAAGCATGTATTTGTCGTAATGTCGTGAAATCCAGATGGGAAGTCGCGACATTCGAGATATTGCTTCGTGACGGAGGGATGGACCGGACACTACCTGTTGGTGCACTGCTTCCTTGTCCTAGCTCCCTTTTCAACTTCAAATATTCGACGTCAACAACATCAATCATGACATAACCTAGAAGAGTATCTAGAAACCAGCCCATGTCTCGAACCACACCCCACCCGCACCGTAGCAATGAAGAACGGGTTTCCAGGTCATCAGCTGTTCCGCCTTCACCCAAGCCTGTCCATCGCCGACGGGCTCTTTGGGAGTTCGACAGAGAAGTCCAACAAGAGTGAATACTCGTGTGTGTCTTTCTGAGAGCAGATATATATGAGAAGAGAGTTGCATAAGAAGTCAAATCGGATTGGTGGATGAAGAGATCAAGGGGCCAATCCACGGAGTAATCGAGGGTGAGGGGTGTACCCAGCAGGTGAGAATTGAACAATGACATGTCCAAAGCCGCTGGATGCACAGCCGAAGCCGAGAAGGAAGTACCTTGTCGAAGATTGGAAGTGGCACTCAAagggaggagaggaaggagaggtcCTGAGGGTAAAACGAAGCGGAGACGAGATAGGGCAGGATCTTGCTGTGCAGTTGTACCCAACGAGGCACGAAGGATTGCAAGGTTAAGGTCTTGTTCACGTATCATGGAGGTAGCACCGGAACGGACGGTCAGCCGTGATACCTTCAGCCTCTCGATTTCCCGTATGAGAGAAAGGCCGAACTCGCCGTTGCGAAGGAGAAAGTAGTTTGCTCTAACGACATTTTTCAGTCAGATATCCGGTGGCGGGAGTAAATGAGCGCACAGTGAATCAACGGCATCCTCAACTGCCTGCATTGTCAAGATATTCACCCAGAGCCACTCGCTAACATTGGTCCTGATTTGTGCAATAACTCGCTCGAAATTGGTACGATCATCTGGAAAAACGCCCTCCAACGCGATCGCATGTTCCTGCGCCAGACCCGCTGGAAGCTGTTTCTGCCATTTGGCTGCTTTTACGGTGGCAATTGCACGCCCAACATACACAATCGAGTCGCACGATTGTTCAGACACACATGATGGCGTAGAGCCCTCCAAAAGTACGAACGATTCAGATACCAAGGGATCTCTTGGAGATAACGTTCCATGAACGACAAATACAATGAGTTGCGTCCTCCATACGCGTTCGACGGCCTGGCATAAGAAATGAAAGATGTGTGCGATGCGATGGACTCCAGTCCTTGAACGTTCAAGCAACAGATCGATGAGAGGTCCAGGCCGCCATTCCTTCTCAGAATCTATTTCCTCAAGCAACGCGACAAGCGCGATCATAGGCGCGTCCCATTCTGAGAACAACGCGCGGATCGACGAGAGTGGAACGAAAGATCGACTCCCGACCAAATTCGAATCACGTCGTAGAATTTTTGCCTCAGTATTGATGACCAAAGATTCGTATTCATCCTTTAGAATGTGGTTGATAGCAGCACATAAAGCACAGATATATCGGGAAGACGAACTCGTTGAAAGCAATTTACACGATGTCTTGATTCTGCGATAATTGCAAGCAATTTTCCCGAGTGATTCGAGGCATTGCTGTTCTCCGGGATGAAGGAGAGGAGTAAACGAAGGATGGATGGTATGGTCTGATGGGAAGAGAGAGGATGGATGTCCTGCAAGGACTAAAAAAACTTCTGATATCATCGGGGTTGGTGTCCAAGGGATTCCGCACTGCCACTGAATCACCGTTCTTCCATGACAATAACAAGCGATGGTCACTCTCACCATCCCACACAATCATTCGACCTCGAAGATGCATTCAACGACCGTGATGATGATCAAGACTTCCATTTTTCCTCAGACGCCGTACGCCAGGAGATGGCGCAGAATTTGACTTCGTGGTCCAACAACGTGGAGAATGAAACCAGCCACGATTCGTTTCGACAGCCGGACTCGTCTGTTTCTACACTCGATTTTTATGGAGATGAACGTTCATCCCCGCCGCCAGGGGTTCCGAATGACGAGGACAACCCAGCGCAGTTTGTACAGATATCACTGTCTAACTCTGGCCCCGATGTTGTGCAAGCACCTAAATACCACACAGGAACCGAAGAAGATACCAAACAATCTGAAGTGGCTAGAACTGTTGTCGCTAGTGAACAAGATTCACAAACATACCCCGCAGTCCACATAGATATGTCCAAACCCCCAGCTCACAGGGTCACGCTATCGACAGATTCTACCGGGAGAGAAGAGGATGGCGCATGTTCGAGGGACGTCGGGTCAACACTACCATCGATCCCATACCGCGCTGACCACGATAAAACTCTGGTTGCATCAGCCCCAAATCTTCCTTCAATCCCTTTAAATACCACTGCACATCCTTCAAGCATGTCCCCGACGTCTGTCAAGTCTACATTACAACCTCCACCCTCGAAACCTATCGATCGGTACATAGGCTCTATAGGGCCTAGTATGTTCGAAAAGGTTCGAAGCCGCACTCGTCCTTCGTTCTTACCTCCCAAGCCTCGTGAGGAGGATGATAAGCACATGGCAGATTGGCGAACAATGATGAAGCAGAGTCGAGCGATGGGTGAGTATATTGAATCTGACGAGGGATGGTCTATTCACCCAAAATCTCTagcggagaagaagagaaaggcgCTAGAAGAACGAAGAATGGCACGAGAGAAGAAGATCGAAGAttcacttcatttttgggaAAAAGAGATAGTTCCCGATTGGAAGATTGTTCTTACAGATCCTGCTATGCACAAAGTTTGGTGGAGAGGAATTCCAACTAAACTTCGTGCATCCATGTGGGAACGAGCGGTCGGTAATCCTCTTGCATTGAGTAAAGGTATTGTCCTCCGTGCTTGTGTTTGTGACTACTTTTCTAGCGCATCTCACCTATTAGCCGAGTCCGCTAGATAATTACCGATCTTGTCTTGCGCGAGCCAAGAAGGCACTCAACGCTGGCACATTTCCGGCGGCGACTTTAACGATCATTGAAGAAGACATATTATCGACCCTTCCCGCTTTACATATATTTCATCGTGAGACCGGGCCATTATACTCCGATCTGAAAGAAATGCTTTGTGCGTGGGTGGTAGCGCGCAGCGACGAGGGATTAGGCTATGTTTTTGGAGCAAGCAAGATTGCCGCGATGTTCTTGCTTAATATGCCTATTCAACAGGGATTTGTTGTCATGCGCAATCTTCTGGAACGACATTGCATGCGATCGTTTTTTGGTGGAGACGGCGCCAAAGATGAAGTGAGTTTATAGCATCTTTGTTGTAATAACCGCGTTCTGACTTGTGCTACGCAGGTAGAGGCTTATTATCGGTAAGTATCAAATGCTTCGCCTAGCTAAATCACCCGTTTACCGTTCCACAGAATATTCGATACTTTGCTTGCGGACGGCATGCCCAAAAGTGGCGTACAGATTCATTCGCAACCCCTTTACCTCTTACTGAATGTGCAATTACAGTCTACTTCAATTTCAAACAGCATCAAATATCGCCCTCGGCATACCTTCCCGACTGGTTGACAGCACTATTCCTCAACCATCTCCCGCTCGAGGCCTGTGCTCGGATTTGGGATGTGCTGATGCTCGAGGGTGACTCGTTTCTTTACCGAGCATCGCTCGGCATCCTTGCCGTCCTGGAGCCTAGACTCTTCTTTCCCGATCGAAAAGAATTGATTGAACTACTCAAGTGGGTCAATAATATACTGGTCTCGATTTCGATCACTGACTTGGAGCGCTCTCGTGTAGGGGCGAAAACAAAGCGGCGATAGAGGTTGCTAAAAGAGAAGGGCAGTCGCTGATTGGCGGAAAATATGAGATATATGGTGTAAATGAGGAAACATTGTGGGATCGGATCGAGGGGATGGAAGATTGGTGGAGGGAAAGCACCTGGAATCGTTTGATTCAACGCGAGCTTCCGGACCGATAGCTGACTGCACAACGAATCGAAGCGAGCTTGTAGAACATAGATGGTACATATACAGTGTAAAGCCTCGACTAATACGTTGACTTTTTTGGTAGACATATTACCGAATCTAGACTGCTTCTAGAGTCCGCAGGTCCACCTCGCCAGCGCTCTCACTACGTCGTGCGAGTCGGTACGGTCTCTCAGAAGGTCCAGGCCAGTCATCTTGGGTCAAGAATAGCTCGACACAGACGTATAAAAGCTGCTGGATGCTGGATGCACTGTCATCAACATCCTGAGCATACACATCATTCAATAACTTTTACACAATGTACTACGCATTTCTCGCTCGTCGAACGGTGAGGTTCTTCGAGTATCTTTCGTCGATTCGCAAATTTACTCAACCTCCCAGACAACAGGCGTGTGGGTCGCTATGCAGGCCTGTCTAGCCACCTACACTTGGTCTCGATGGCACGAGTCAGGGTAAGTGACATGTCCGAGTGAATAGTGGACGACAGTAACTAATCTACATCTGCAGCATCTCGACAAAGATGCTTCCCGGTGTAACAGACCACCTATCCCAAATCAAAATGAAGGAGAGATCAATGGTCTAAACAGTAATCAATGGCTGGTTATCCCAGACTGTTTCGATCTGATCTACAGTGGAGGTCGGGAGATGTATCATATAGAAATGAGACTTGTATATGTAACATACCAACGGAATATCTTGAAGTTGAGAGCAAATCTCGAGTCCAATAGCACGGTATTATATGTACATTTCCACAATTTCAGCTTAGATACCAGAATAGAAGATAACCACCGAGAAGATAACTGGTGAAGCCCAATCAGTAATGAGCATTCTCGACAAAACAACGACGCACATTAAAACCTTCTGTTGAGGGCTGAGGTTGTTGAATGTCCCAAGGAGTCCGTTAACGCCGGCCTGCACCTCTCCAGCGACGTCTGGTGGTGCCGGGCCGCCACCTAAGGTCTGTCCTCTACCAGAAAACGCAGTCGTTGAACCGGAGGACCCTGAAGAGTGTCTTCTTAGAGCATCTTCTAGAGCACTTTGGATAACGTGTTTACGGATGAGCGAAGATGGTCCCAATGCACAGAGAATGAACGTACGTTCTGTTGGCACCTCGCACTTGATCAACCTTCGTATCCCCCTTCAAGAATATAAAGGTAGGCCTGAAAAAACCCTAGTCTGTGGCTGAAAGCAACGGTATTTTCAATGGCTCTCTTACATGGCAGATACACGATACTGCTGAGCGACATCCTTTGCAGCGTCAACGTCGCATTTCAGAAAATTGACGTTGTTGTACTGCTTCGAAAGTGATTCAAACACGGGTGCAATTGCGTGGCAGGGTCCACACCTGTATTGGTCGGCGAGAATCGAGGTGAGCGTACAAGTTCAACATCTGATTCTGAGTGGGAGAAAGCACACCAAGTTGCGTGGAAGTCGATCACCTAGAGGAGAGATTGTTTAGAATTCAAATGTGGCCCATATAATGCAACCGCACCGAAAGCTTGTCCTTGGACTTTGAGAGGACTCCGTTCAGCTGTGAAACCGAATTTACGTGGGTTATGGACATGTTGGTGTAAGGGAAAGCGGGAAAGTCGCACGGTGCCGAAATTATACAGCAGAACCGCTCGCCTCGGTACTTCCTGAACTCTTTCTGCGAaaatcttctccttcaagtGGTTTGTCTTGTCCAATCGAATGTAATAGTACTTGTCATGGATTCCCAAAACTCTATATCAGAACGCCATGGAAGACGACGTCCGCCATCTGTCTTCGATGCTCTGATGTCTCTCTCCCCACCCTCGCCCATCCTGAGCGCGTATTCCCCGACGACATGCTCTTCTGAGGAAGTTCCAGTGCTGCTTTTTAGTTCATCGCCTTCCGACTGGGACATAATGGACGCCGACAACTCGAACTATCGCTCAAGCATACAAAGCCTGAGTATCCCGTGTAGTGGAAGCACTGATACCATAGGGACCATTGGAACCGTTGGGACATTTGGACAGTCTCAAAGGGGATCCTCAGCTCAAAGTAAAAGAACTTCGGCGCTCTGTTTAGACATCAAGGACGACGTTACCGGTACTGGTACAGACGACGAAGAATCACCAGAGGAAGATCTCAAGATGCGCGAAATTCTCTATGGTTACGAAGGACACGCTACTCAAGGATCGTCATCAAGCTTGACCCCCCACAACTCTCAAAACATGAACGAACCTCACACCACCTCAGTGTTCTCGGAATCGTGCACAACTTACGTGTCTCcaccttcaccttccccATCTGTCTACTCAACTCTATCGTGCTCCTCGGCGCCTGATTCTCGCCTCAGATCACAGGTTCTGCTTGAAACGCGCCCAATCAGCTACTCTGACTATGCCGGTGTTCTTCACTCATCTACTTCCGCTATCCTACCCCTAGAATCTTGTACCTCCGCCATCAGGACATCTACTTTTTCCAATCGAACTGTAGCCAGCACTCCCAGCACGCCTTCCTTTCAAGCATCTGAACACAGTGACACATTAGGTCAACCTTCAAGGCAGCTTCCGAAGAGTCTCGACTGGCTTAGAGATATTGTGGTTGAAATGCTGATAGACCAAGAGGGATTCCGCTCAGTAGCTCCCAGATTCAGATTCGCAGGATATTCCAACAATTCACATCCTTTGGGAGACGGTCTACCGAGAGAAGTGCCGGGGGGCATTGCCGAGTTTGTACCCGTATCACGACAGACATTCGATTTTCATTACGCGCCGTTTGAAGGGCAGCCGGTACTCAGGCGTTTAACTACAAACGGGGAAGCGCGAGATTACATTTCTCGACAGGCCACATTGAGCATTAAATCCAACGGTGTCTACACCGTCAACGGTTCTGAACCTTCGGCATTCCTTACTCCCCAGGGCAAAAAGGCGAGTCGCGGTCGAGATGGGGGGGATACCAAACTGCGTTGGAAACTTGACTACTTTGTCGATGATAAGCGAGGAGTAAGGGCGctggaaggagaaaagactTTCACGCCGCTCATGTTCTTCTGTTCTCCGCTCTTACTTCATCCTTTACGAGGCAAAAAAATCAGGTTTATGCATGTTGTCAAGAAGAGTGTGGTTATGAAGCTGGTCGCAGAAAGGATGGAACTTCCCAATCTTTTATCTTCTCCCAGGTTATCGCCAAGTCTTCCCAACCCTTCTCTACACCATCAGAAGGAAACTGACAATACGGCCAACAATGACACTGCTGCTCATGATTGCAAAGCCGATCAACATCCATTCCACCCTCGTATACCTTTCGCTCAAATGCTCATCAATGACGAGTTGAAGCCTTCTCGGTTTCGCAGGCGTAGGGCTTCTTCTGGCGGAGAAGATACATCACGCTTCGAGAGTCAGGGACAGTTCAAATTAAGGCCTGTCTCTGGTGGCGGTCTAAAGCAGTATCAGCACATATTGCCTCCTTCCAAACTATCGGAAATGTTGGATGACATGGAAAATACAGTGCCAGTCGAAAACATGCACGGTTTAACACCTCCACTTCGCAACTTCCGCAAACGCATCTAGGCAATAGGCGACGTACTTTAAAGTCTGTTCATCAGTTCCATTGTAATGTAGTTATTGGGAGTAGTCTCCACATACGGAAACGATTGACAATTTGAGCGACTTATTGCGACTTCAGGAACCATTTCAAGTGGTCCACGTCTCGAcactaataataataataataactGATAGGTATGTAGAGGAAATCTTGAATGATCATGAAAAATCAGACAGCGAAGAGTCAGACCGAGTCACATGCCATTTCAGGTATTTCATGGTTCTTCTGACTGTAGTCTACAGATCATcactttcttttcctttcgtcTATCGTTCAGCTGTATCACTCTGGAATACTAGAAAAATGTCCTCGGTATCAACTCAGCAACCTCAATGGTCAACGCCCGTGCCTATACAACCAGAGCCTGTCCTCAAAGTTTACAACTCATTAACCCGAACGAAGGTCAGTCAAGCACTCTGAAACCTAATTCATCCTCTTAGCCTTGGATCGAAACAGACTGAATTTGTTCCCCTCAATGGTCGGCTCGTAAAATGGTATAACTGTGGACCAACAGTCTACGACGCTTCTCATATGGGCCACGCCCGGTATGCTCGACTCCACTTGTACGAGACGCAAACCGACCTTCAATTTATAGCAACTATGTTACACAAGATATCATACGGCGGATAATGTCTGATTATTTTGGATACGATGTTCATTTTGTTATGAATATCACGGACATCGATGATAAGGTGTGTCTGCTGCACTCGATATCCGTCTGGAGTTTCCCTAACTTCTTTTAGATAATAAAACGCGCTCGGCAGACCCACCTTCTAGAGACATTCCGGAAAGACACCACCGCATTGACAGAGAACCTATTCTCGCAGGTCCAGGCTGCGTGGCATAACTTTATTAGAAGCGAGATTGCAAATGGACTGGCAgaagaagagcgaccgtCGGATGGAACCCAAGGCGAGGATTGGTCAAAGATTGTTGAACTATATCAAAATAAGGCATGGAGGCAAGCTTGTGTACGACGAGATGAAAGGTTTGACATGAACTTTTCTTCAGCGGTACGTCCTCAATCCTCGCTCGTGAACACCTCTCTCTGAACGAACGAGTGAATCTTTTGGAATCAGAACCGTGCATTTATAGCTCTGAAGGGTGCTCAATCTCAACTCGAGAGTGGTCAGACAGATGAAGGCGTCGCTCACAGGCTGATTGACGAATCAAACGATATCTTGGCTGTATTCCTCGATGAGCAGGTGAGCAGTCTGACGTGGATAGAGGGATTTATGATTAAACCGTGCCTTAACAGTACAAAGCCACCGTCACGgatccttctctttcccgGAATCTGGCGTCATATTGGGAAAGACGATTCTTTGATGATATGGAACGCTTGGGAGTCCGAGAGCCAGATACTCTTACACGTGTTACTGAATACGTCCCCGAAATTGTTGCCTTCATCGAGCAAATTATGAAAAATGGCTACGGATACGAAGCCGAAGGAAGTGTTTATTTTGACACCAGGACCTTCGACAATGCCGCTATTCATGACTATGCCAAGCTTGAGCCATGGAGCAAGGGCAACAGAGAACTAAAGGCCACAGAAGGTAAGCATATCCGTCCATTCTGGTGTGTTCTTTTTGTCATCCTTTTTCCCTTTCGTAGGATCTTCGTCGAAGTCAACGCGCCGATCGACATCGGACTTTGCTCTTTGGAAGGCATCGAAACCGGGCGAACCTTCTTGGCCTTCGCCGTGGGGTCCTGGGCGTCCGGGTTGGCATATCGAATGCTCAGTGATGGCGAGTGCCATCTTTGGCGACAATATGGACATCCATTCCGGCGGAATAGACCTTGCTTTCCCTCACCATGATAATGAAATGGCTCAATCGGAAGTATGTCTGCCCATTCATCGTCACCTCTACTTGCTAATGGATTAAATTCACAGGCCTATCATGAATGCCCCGCCTGGGTCAACTACTTCTTGCACACTGGACATCTTCATATCGAAGGGCTCAAGATGAGTAAATCCCTCAAAAACTTTATCACGATTGACGTACGAGTATCTCATCCCTCAACAACACGATACTGATCCTCTCATTCTTTTATAGGAAATATTGCAACGATACACCGCTCGTCAGCTGCGCCTGGCTTTCCTCACACAGCTTTGGAATGCTAAAGTAGACTTCTCTGAATCCCTCATGGCTGGCGAAGTCAAGAACCTCGAAACCACGCTCAATGTGGGTATCCCTACCTCGTTTTAGGTGAATACTAAATATTCCAAAGAACTTTTTCACTACAGTGAAGGCTTTGGTTAGCCAAGCGCGTGCCAACGGATCGGTATCTGATGGGTACCACCACTACGAACTGCCTGAAAGCCAGCTCGCCGCGCGGTAAAAATTCCTGACTATCATAAACATTCCACCGTGCTGACCTCAGTGCCATAGATTCCATGAGACCCAGTCTGCTTTCAGATCTGCTTTGTGCGACTCCTTCAACACTCCCGATGCCCTCGATGCCATACGAGATATCGTTTCGAGGACAAACACCTATATCAACTTCCGAGGAAAAAATATGAATATTGGCGTGGTAGAAAACATTGCTCGGTGGACTGGCGCGATGTTGCGCATGTTTGGCTTGGGCGAGGGGGAGAGCTACGAAATAGGTTGGGGTCAAGAAAGGAAGGCAGGCGAAACCGTTAACGTGAGGAGGACTCTCTGAACGGTCGTATATAATCCTGAAAACTTCTTTAGCAAGAAGAGGTCCTGATGCCTTACCTTCGAGTGTTGTCCTCGTTCCGAGACGGTGTACGCAAGATTGCGATGGCTAAGGGCGATTCAGCCTTGAAGGATATTCTTTCACTTTGCGACAAATTGAGAGACAACGAACTGGTGCCTCTGGGAGTTGCGTTGGATGACCAGGAAGGTCTCTTAATTTCTCTTTGTTTGCTAGTCGTTGAGTTGATGCTCATTGCCTCCTCTAGATGGTCAAGCCCTTGTAAAGTTGGAGGATCCCGCAGAGTTAATACGGGTGCGCGACGAGAAGAAGGCTCAAGCACAAGCAAAGGCTGCCAAGAAAGCTGCCGCTGCAGAGGTTGAACACCAGAAGCGTTTACAGAGGCTAGAGAAAGGTCGTGTTCCTCCAGAACAGCTATTCAAACCGCCAAACGTCACGGAAGGCACATACGGTTCTTGGGATGAAGTCGGAATACCTCTTACAGACGGTGAGGGCAAGGAATTGAGCAAGAATCAGGCTAAAAAGGTGCAGAAATGTTATGCGGACCAAAGGAGATTACACGAGGAGTTTTTGGCGCATAGAAATGAGTTGGAGTAATCATTTAGCGGATATCACATTATATAACAATGCCCACCTAGTATTACATGAAAGGTTCATTTGGAAGTCAGCTACGATTTCTGGTACGTATGTCGTATTAATAAGGGGGAGAGGAACCCCAATGTGAGGAAGTAGAGGACATCGAAGAAGGTTATTGACTACATATCTTTTCGTTAGGTACACCTTGATCCGAGCCCATCACCaactctttcctttttcacGCAAGGAGACCCCGGCTCCCATTTTGAAACGAGAGCAGTATTCGAGCGATGAAATAGCCTTTTTTTGTGACTAGGACCAATTTCGACACGTAGATTGTTCATGGTAATTGGAGATCGTTAAGTATATGGAATCAGTCAGCATTTATATTCTATCAACGTTCTGTTTGACGGCGCCACTGGCGCGTTCCGCTGTTATATCGATCCGTTCATCCAGGTTCGGACCGAAACATTACTACCTCAGATTTGAATCTGACTACCGTCCCTGAGCTACCCACCGTATTCTCTGTTCCACAAGTTTCTTGTTTCGCAATAGGCAATAGTCTCCCCATGAATTAGCATTCCGCCAACGCTCTCCGGGAGCCCATAACACTCTTGTCAACAGCGGCGAACGCCTCGCATCAAGGAAAGGTAGGCATTTTGCTCGTTCCCATGTTTCGGTTTGGATTGTGTATCGGGGTTCAAGAGGGGATTCGATGGGATTCTCAGGGAAATCAAGGTCGATTAAGTGTGTGCACGATTCCACCGGAACCTGAAGTGTAAAGAGtagattacattcaggatTACTCGATGCTTTCCTAGTCAACAAAGCAAACTCACATAGTGTGATGGTTCTTCCATATTCAGGTCATTGAGTCCTTCAGGCTGAATCCTCGTTTGTGGTCTCGGCCACCATCGTGTTGGAGGAGCACCGCTTGGTTCC
Proteins encoded in this window:
- a CDS encoding uncharacterized protein (BUSCO:EOG092611G7), which gives rise to MVLLTVVYRSSLSFPFVYRSAVSLWNTRKMSSVSTQQPQWSTPVPIQPEPVLKVYNSLTRTKTEFVPLNGRLVKWYNCGPTVYDASHMGHARNYVTQDIIRRIMSDYFGYDVHFVMNITDIDDKIIKRARQTHLLETFRKDTTALTENLFSQVQAAWHNFIRSEIANGLAEEERPSDGTQGEDWSKIVELYQNKAWRQACVRRDERFDMNFSSANRAFIALKGAQSQLESGQTDEGVAHRLIDESNDILAVFLDEQYKATVTDPSLSRNLASYWERRFFDDMERLGVREPDTLTRVTEYVPEIVAFIEQIMKNGYGYEAEGSVYFDTRTFDNAAIHDYAKLEPWSKGNRELKATEGSSSKSTRRSTSDFALWKASKPGEPSWPSPWGPGRPGWHIECSVMASAIFGDNMDIHSGGIDLAFPHHDNEMAQSEAYHECPAWVNYFLHTGHLHIEGLKMSKSLKNFITIDEILQRYTARQLRLAFLTQLWNAKVDFSESLMAGEVKNLETTLNNFFTTVKALVSQARANGSVSDGYHHYELPESQLAARFHETQSAFRSALCDSFNTPDALDAIRDIVSRTNTYINFRGKNMNIGVVENIARWTGAMLRMFGLGEGESYEIGWGQERKAGETVNQEEVLMPYLRVLSSFRDGVRKIAMAKGDSALKDILSLCDKLRDNELVPLGVALDDQEDGQALVKLEDPAELIRVRDEKKAQAQAKAAKKAAAAEVEHQKRLQRLEKGRVPPEQLFKPPNVTEGTYGSWDEVGIPLTDGEGKELSKNQAKKVQKCYADQRRLHEEFLAHRNELE